A window of Deltaproteobacteria bacterium contains these coding sequences:
- a CDS encoding LLM class flavin-dependent oxidoreductase produces the protein MRNLPIKWGLSLPNRGALFGLTDVDELIQTALLAETSGVFESVWFGDSLIHKPRLEAIVMLAAVATHTKKVRLGTICMASFPVRHPVLLAIQWASLDQLSQGRSLLGVCIGGGHEGELRAFGIKKEERVGRMREGIELLRQIWSDDKTSFRGKYYTLEDYDIVPKPVQKPPPIWIAVSPDREQLGDKIVDQAMHRVGLLADGYITMGVTAEELAKRLRVIEQTASEIGKDLSNFEVAIHGMVNINDDRALAYKQAKDYFNHYYGPSYPPESLIEVWLAHGTPKDCAKLIQQWLDMGITTPVLRFTSKDQAGQVRRFIDEVLPLLRLK, from the coding sequence ATGCGCAACTTGCCAATCAAGTGGGGACTCAGTTTGCCCAATCGCGGCGCGCTGTTCGGTCTCACCGATGTCGACGAACTGATTCAAACCGCGCTACTGGCGGAAACTTCCGGCGTTTTCGAATCGGTCTGGTTCGGCGACAGTTTGATTCACAAGCCGCGCTTGGAAGCGATCGTCATGCTCGCCGCGGTGGCGACGCATACTAAGAAAGTTCGCCTGGGCACGATCTGCATGGCTTCTTTTCCGGTGCGCCATCCAGTCTTACTCGCGATTCAATGGGCTTCCCTCGATCAGCTTTCTCAAGGCCGTTCGTTGCTCGGCGTCTGCATCGGCGGCGGTCATGAAGGTGAGCTGCGCGCCTTCGGAATTAAAAAAGAAGAACGCGTTGGGCGCATGCGCGAGGGCATCGAGCTGTTGCGCCAGATCTGGAGCGACGACAAGACTTCCTTTCGCGGCAAGTATTACACGTTGGAAGACTACGACATCGTGCCCAAGCCGGTGCAGAAACCGCCGCCAATCTGGATCGCCGTCAGTCCGGATCGCGAGCAACTCGGCGACAAGATCGTCGACCAAGCGATGCACCGAGTGGGTTTGCTCGCCGACGGTTACATTACCATGGGTGTGACGGCGGAAGAGTTGGCGAAGCGTTTGCGCGTCATCGAACAAACCGCCAGTGAGATCGGCAAAGATTTGTCGAATTTCGAAGTGGCGATCCACGGCATGGTCAACATCAACGACGATCGGGCGTTGGCTTACAAGCAAGCGAAAGATTATTTCAATCACTACTACGGCCCAAGCTATCCGCCGGAGAGTTTGATCGAAGTCTGGCTCGCCCATGGCACGCCGAAAGATTGCGCAAAATTGATTCAACAATGGCTCGACATGGGCATCACCACGCCGGTGCTGCGCTTCACGTCAAAAGATCAGGCGGGACAGGTGCGGCGATTTATCGACGAAGTGTTGCCGCTGTTGCGGTTGAAGTGA
- a CDS encoding UbiD family decarboxylase, giving the protein MSKDLRSYLDELLEKRPKDVVVVDKEVDPVYEASAIVEKFERENKFPLVFFKNIKGSKIPLVINLGATYERLALSLGSPSVPQMVKDLAHREHNPRPVKEIAAKDAPCKEVILKGEQADLDLLPVLTINEGDAGAYINAAAMICKERGTGAVNVGIYRHQKQGKRQLGLMVNPANHANYVRAEYEDNNEPMEVALCIGHHPALNMAAVSKQAGVGSELEIAGAFLGEPLKVVKAETVDLMVPADCEIIIEGVVPPKKRHYEGPFGEWPHYYYKEGDQPYIEVTAITMRKNPIYQSIHSAHFEHNIIGAAPRLGSLLKRIQEVVPSTTGVNMPISGAARSHCYISVKKRAEGEPKQAALGALVTDPNIKLVIVVDDDVDVFNETQVLWALAMRFQADRDMVIIPNIIGSHLNPTAYGYNRLEKGPMETKLIFDATKPLPPYDFPKEAQAPDAVLNKIDLARDTRPYEPGKDDRAITGKN; this is encoded by the coding sequence ATGTCAAAAGATCTGCGCAGTTATCTCGATGAGTTGTTGGAGAAGCGGCCCAAGGACGTCGTCGTCGTCGATAAAGAAGTCGACCCGGTCTACGAAGCCAGCGCCATTGTCGAAAAGTTCGAACGCGAGAACAAATTTCCCCTGGTGTTTTTCAAGAACATCAAAGGCTCGAAGATTCCGCTGGTGATCAATCTCGGCGCGACCTACGAACGGCTCGCGCTGTCGTTGGGCTCGCCATCCGTGCCGCAGATGGTCAAAGATCTCGCCCATCGCGAACATAATCCGCGACCCGTGAAAGAAATCGCTGCCAAAGACGCGCCGTGCAAAGAAGTCATCCTGAAAGGCGAGCAAGCCGATCTCGATCTCTTGCCGGTGCTCACCATCAACGAAGGCGACGCCGGCGCGTATATCAACGCCGCCGCGATGATTTGCAAAGAGCGCGGCACCGGCGCGGTCAACGTCGGCATCTATCGCCACCAGAAGCAGGGCAAACGGCAACTCGGCTTGATGGTTAACCCAGCCAACCACGCCAACTACGTACGCGCCGAATACGAAGACAACAACGAACCCATGGAAGTGGCGCTGTGCATCGGCCATCACCCAGCGCTCAACATGGCCGCGGTCAGCAAACAGGCAGGCGTCGGCTCGGAGTTGGAAATCGCCGGGGCTTTTCTCGGCGAGCCACTGAAAGTGGTCAAGGCTGAAACGGTAGACCTCATGGTGCCGGCGGACTGCGAGATCATTATCGAAGGCGTCGTGCCGCCGAAAAAGCGCCACTACGAAGGACCGTTCGGCGAATGGCCGCACTACTATTATAAGGAAGGCGACCAGCCTTATATTGAAGTGACCGCCATCACCATGCGGAAAAATCCAATCTACCAGAGCATCCACAGCGCCCACTTCGAACATAACATCATCGGCGCCGCGCCGAGATTGGGCAGCCTGCTCAAACGCATCCAGGAAGTCGTGCCGAGCACGACAGGTGTGAATATGCCGATCTCCGGCGCGGCGCGCTCGCACTGCTATATCTCGGTCAAGAAACGCGCCGAGGGCGAGCCGAAGCAAGCTGCGCTGGGCGCTTTGGTCACCGATCCCAACATCAAACTTGTCATCGTCGTCGACGACGATGTCGACGTGTTCAACGAGACCCAGGTGCTGTGGGCGCTGGCGATGCGCTTCCAGGCCGACCGCGACATGGTGATCATCCCGAACATCATCGGCTCGCATTTGAATCCGACGGCGTACGGTTACAACCGCCTGGAGAAGGGCCCTATGGAAACGAAACTAATCTTCGACGCGACCAAACCGCTGCCACCCTACGATTTCCCCAAAGAAGCCCAAGCGCCCGACGCGGTGTTGAACAAGATAGATCTCGCCCGCGACACGCGCCCCTATGAGCCGGGGAAAGACGACCGAGCGATCACCGGTAAGAACTAA
- a CDS encoding ABC transporter substrate-binding protein, producing MRRPYFAIHSFLFVLSVLSVLSASSSSVVAQTQMEKMRVAYTVIGPTQATVWTAKELGFYAKHGLDVEMVLLVGAPLGVTAMLAGETPIIHTGASAVITSNLTGSGAVLIAGSVNRFPYVLFANEQIKRIEDLKGKKFGVSRIGSADNAAAQTVFARYGLKGDDVGYLTIGSVPARLAAMQSNIIQATLLQPPETLKAKELGVKALLDFTKLDVEWQQNGVAVTRDYIKRRPDTIRRFMRAYVEAGVYNLTNPKGAQKVLQKYLSIKDDKAIEESYNEIVAKLTRRVPYPTEPGIQIFLDQLKITNPKAAQAKPSDFTDISFLKELESSGYIDKLPK from the coding sequence ATGCGCCGACCCTATTTCGCGATCCACTCTTTTTTATTCGTCCTATCCGTCCTATCGGTCCTATCCGCATCGAGTTCGAGCGTCGTCGCGCAGACGCAGATGGAAAAAATGCGCGTCGCTTACACCGTCATCGGTCCGACCCAAGCGACCGTCTGGACCGCTAAAGAGCTAGGCTTCTACGCCAAGCATGGCTTGGATGTCGAAATGGTTCTACTGGTCGGCGCGCCGCTGGGGGTGACCGCCATGCTCGCTGGTGAAACGCCGATCATTCACACCGGCGCGTCCGCGGTGATCACCAGTAATCTCACCGGCTCCGGCGCCGTGCTGATCGCCGGTTCGGTCAATCGCTTTCCCTATGTCCTGTTCGCCAACGAGCAAATCAAACGCATCGAAGACTTGAAAGGTAAGAAATTCGGCGTCAGCCGCATCGGCAGCGCCGACAACGCCGCGGCGCAAACCGTATTCGCAAGATATGGCTTGAAGGGCGACGATGTCGGTTACCTCACCATCGGTTCGGTGCCGGCCCGCCTCGCGGCGATGCAGAGCAACATCATTCAAGCGACCCTGCTCCAGCCACCGGAGACTTTGAAAGCTAAGGAACTCGGCGTCAAGGCGCTGCTGGATTTCACCAAGCTCGATGTCGAGTGGCAGCAAAACGGCGTCGCCGTCACCCGCGACTACATCAAGCGCCGTCCCGACACCATCCGCCGCTTCATGCGCGCCTATGTCGAAGCCGGCGTTTATAATTTGACCAATCCCAAAGGCGCGCAAAAAGTCTTGCAGAAATATCTCAGCATCAAAGACGACAAAGCGATCGAGGAAAGCTACAACGAGATCGTCGCCAAGCTCACCCGCCGGGTGCCTTATCCGACCGAGCCGGGTATTCAAATCTTCCTCGATCAGTTGAAAATCACCAATCCGAAAGCCGCTCAAGCCAAGCCCAGCGACTTTACCGATATCAGTTTCCTAAAAGAGTTAGAAAGCAGCGGCTACATCGACAAGCTGCCTAAATAG
- a CDS encoding urea carboxylase-associated family protein has product MLYEINFQANQEGFVNILSESIIKSNTGATFVVKRGQIIGVQGHSTADYVVFNLRNVKERFDQARTKVNQGKIYLTTGDVLISKFNNVMQTIVKDTYQGTHDMEKGMCSTSFYKKWGDEIFKIYGGVWKKLGRKQVVAPKHGCWENLAKALKPYGVSKEDVPSPLNVFQTMEINAQTGSMRYSMTRPRAEGDRVDFRSEMDCLVGISACPEGGRGRDLKILIYKN; this is encoded by the coding sequence ATACTTTACGAAATTAATTTCCAAGCCAATCAGGAGGGTTTTGTGAATATTCTCAGCGAGTCGATTATCAAGAGCAACACGGGCGCCACGTTCGTCGTCAAAAGAGGGCAAATCATTGGTGTGCAAGGCCATTCAACAGCGGACTATGTCGTGTTTAATTTGCGCAATGTTAAAGAGCGTTTCGATCAGGCGCGCACGAAAGTCAACCAGGGAAAGATTTACCTGACCACAGGCGACGTGTTGATTTCCAAATTCAACAACGTCATGCAGACCATCGTCAAAGATACTTACCAAGGCACGCACGACATGGAAAAAGGCATGTGCAGCACGTCTTTCTACAAAAAATGGGGCGATGAGATTTTCAAGATCTACGGCGGCGTGTGGAAAAAGCTGGGGAGAAAGCAAGTGGTCGCGCCGAAACATGGCTGCTGGGAAAATCTCGCCAAGGCGCTCAAGCCCTACGGTGTGTCGAAAGAAGATGTGCCGAGCCCGCTGAACGTTTTTCAAACCATGGAAATTAACGCCCAGACCGGCAGCATGCGCTATTCGATGACCCGCCCGCGGGCCGAAGGCGATAGGGTGGACTTCCGTTCGGAAATGGATTGTCTGGTTGGCATCAGCGCCTGCCCGGAAGGGGGGCGGGGGCGGGATCTCAAGATTTTGATCTATAAAAATTAA
- a CDS encoding ABC transporter substrate-binding protein, translating to MIYRSYYLSVTLFLVLFVAPSSEAAKIRLAIPGYNITQIAFFTARDRGYYKDEGLDVELIQMTGTLANLALMSGEVPFTSVPAAAMNANLRGANLRVLFSTWERPLFWLMTRTPVRDIRELKNKKMGVPGLNSVGYFLLREFLSKHGLEPGRDYTLIQAGDSAPRLLALQNGFVDATILPLPWNISAQDAGMHEAASIAKSDIIAPNGSIVVREELLKSDPLLIEQFSRATLKGLRFAIDRRAATIPILMRSLRIKEDLAAKAYDAARPALTQDGTFNDDSQRKAVEAVLRAAGAKESLTPDKFFNFTITKKVAADLQTKGWRP from the coding sequence ATGATTTATCGATCGTACTATTTATCGGTTACCCTTTTCCTCGTTTTGTTTGTCGCGCCCAGCAGCGAAGCGGCAAAAATTCGCCTCGCCATCCCTGGTTATAATATTACTCAGATAGCGTTTTTTACTGCGCGGGATCGCGGCTACTACAAAGACGAAGGTCTCGATGTCGAATTGATTCAGATGACTGGCACGTTGGCTAATCTCGCATTGATGAGTGGCGAAGTGCCGTTTACTTCCGTGCCGGCGGCGGCCATGAACGCCAATCTGCGCGGCGCTAATCTGCGGGTCTTGTTCTCGACCTGGGAGCGGCCGTTGTTTTGGCTGATGACCCGGACACCGGTGCGCGACATCAGAGAACTCAAAAACAAAAAGATGGGCGTGCCAGGGCTGAACTCGGTCGGTTATTTCCTCTTGCGCGAGTTTCTCAGCAAACACGGCTTGGAACCCGGCCGGGATTATACCCTAATCCAAGCCGGCGACAGCGCACCGCGGCTTTTAGCCCTGCAAAATGGTTTTGTCGACGCGACTATCCTGCCATTGCCGTGGAATATTTCCGCTCAAGATGCCGGCATGCATGAAGCCGCATCGATAGCAAAGAGCGACATCATCGCGCCCAACGGCAGCATCGTCGTGCGCGAAGAGCTGCTCAAATCCGATCCGCTACTGATCGAGCAATTCAGCCGGGCAACACTCAAGGGTCTACGCTTTGCCATCGATCGGCGCGCCGCAACGATCCCGATTCTAATGCGCAGCCTGAGGATCAAGGAAGATCTCGCCGCCAAAGCCTACGATGCCGCGCGGCCGGCGCTGACTCAGGACGGCACGTTTAACGACGATTCCCAAAGAAAAGCCGTCGAAGCCGTCCTGCGCGCCGCCGGCGCCAAAGAGTCGCTGACCCCGGATAAATTTTTCAATTTTACGATCACCAAGAAGGTCGCTGCCGACTTGCAAACGAAGGGCTGGAGACCCTAG
- a CDS encoding ABC transporter ATP-binding protein: MSNQVQPPAPSAKAQSGHVIEVKNVSKTFHTGDDDKVGALENISLDIRQGEFVTVVGPSGCGKSTLIKLIAGLVSMSAGRIICQGEEVRGLNTKVGYVPQESKLFPWLTVEDNVAFGLDSKGYSKSERDQRVQHFIQLAGLDGFEKRYPSQLSGGMAKRASIVRALAYDPTVILMDEPFGPLDAQTRMILQDELLKIWEQKRQTIIFVTHDLVEAVALADRIVVMTHRPGQIRDVISVPMSRPRNIFEIHRQAGFDEAHARLWNIFRHELNLKNGAGAAVEK; encoded by the coding sequence ATGAGTAATCAAGTTCAACCTCCGGCGCCATCGGCCAAAGCACAGTCCGGTCACGTTATCGAAGTCAAGAACGTCTCGAAAACCTTTCACACCGGCGACGACGACAAAGTCGGCGCCCTGGAGAATATTTCCCTCGATATTCGCCAAGGCGAATTCGTCACCGTGGTAGGACCGAGCGGTTGTGGCAAATCGACACTGATTAAACTCATCGCCGGCCTGGTGAGCATGAGCGCCGGCCGGATTATCTGCCAGGGCGAAGAAGTGCGCGGTCTCAACACCAAAGTTGGCTACGTGCCTCAGGAAAGTAAACTGTTCCCCTGGTTGACGGTGGAAGACAACGTCGCCTTTGGTCTCGACAGCAAAGGCTATTCGAAATCGGAGCGCGACCAGCGCGTCCAACATTTCATTCAACTCGCCGGTCTCGATGGCTTCGAGAAACGTTATCCGTCACAGCTCTCCGGCGGCATGGCCAAGCGCGCCTCCATCGTCCGCGCCCTGGCCTACGATCCCACGGTGATATTGATGGACGAACCCTTCGGCCCGCTGGACGCGCAGACACGCATGATCCTGCAGGACGAGCTGTTGAAGATCTGGGAACAAAAGCGCCAGACCATCATCTTCGTCACCCACGATTTGGTCGAAGCCGTGGCGCTGGCCGACCGCATCGTGGTCATGACCCACCGGCCGGGACAAATCCGCGACGTTATCAGCGTGCCGATGAGCCGGCCAAGAAATATTTTTGAAATCCACCGCCAAGCCGGCTTCGACGAAGCCCATGCCCGGCTGTGGAATATTTTCCGCCATGAGTTGAATTTAAAGAACGGCGCCGGCGCGGCAGTGGAAAAGTAA
- a CDS encoding ABC transporter permease has translation MSSDESSPSTINPARPAWQRALMIHAIRFIFVGGFFLLWEVASGRWIEAFLISSPSKIWKAFLTVYQSGELTTNTWVTLQEIGIGFPIGALSGIWTGYMFGRSKTLADIFEPIIIALYGVPRTALAPLFIVWLGIGIWSKVGVVFILVFFLNFFNTYAGMKQLDQEFVDLARLMGANRWRLSFRVILPAVSPYIITGFKTSIPFSVIGAITGEFIAATEGLGYYIRAAAGVFRTADVFVGIAVLMFIVILMNKVADLIERRVLRWQTQTESVQVQG, from the coding sequence ATGAGCAGCGACGAATCATCGCCAAGCACCATCAATCCCGCGCGCCCGGCCTGGCAGCGCGCGTTGATGATCCACGCCATCCGCTTCATCTTCGTCGGCGGCTTCTTCCTGCTCTGGGAAGTCGCATCGGGCCGTTGGATCGAAGCGTTTCTGATCAGCAGCCCAAGCAAAATCTGGAAGGCCTTTCTAACCGTCTACCAATCCGGCGAACTGACCACCAACACTTGGGTGACCCTGCAGGAGATCGGCATCGGCTTTCCCATCGGCGCGCTCAGCGGCATCTGGACCGGTTACATGTTCGGCAGGAGCAAAACTTTGGCCGATATCTTCGAGCCGATTATCATCGCGCTCTACGGCGTGCCGCGCACGGCCCTGGCGCCGCTGTTCATCGTCTGGTTGGGCATCGGTATCTGGTCCAAGGTCGGCGTGGTTTTCATCCTGGTTTTCTTTCTGAACTTTTTTAACACCTACGCCGGCATGAAACAGCTCGACCAAGAGTTCGTCGACCTGGCGCGGCTGATGGGCGCCAACCGCTGGCGATTATCGTTTCGCGTCATCCTGCCGGCGGTGTCGCCGTACATTATCACGGGATTTAAAACCAGCATTCCCTTCTCGGTTATCGGCGCCATCACCGGCGAATTCATCGCCGCCACCGAAGGACTGGGCTATTACATCCGCGCCGCCGCCGGCGTGTTTCGCACCGCTGATGTGTTTGTCGGTATTGCAGTCTTGATGTTTATCGTGATTCTAATGAACAAAGTTGCCGATCTGATCGAGCGGCGCGTCTTGCGCTGGCAGACTCAGACCGAAAGCGTCCAAGTACAAGGTTAA
- a CDS encoding ABC transporter substrate-binding protein, translating into MNRTICAIAIAIMASGAVIGGAQQKEEITITTAVSNLAFSAVWVAEQLKYFEQEGVRAKVIVAGGGSQCQSAVVGRSAQYCASSSDGLILAYAEGAPLIAVQTHNRNVTLTVGVRKAIVDKLKLTRKSPLADRMAVVNHLGTIGTTGPGAVSEQIFRFLANKVKGGDPSKLKFAALGGNELIPALMNNVIDGFAQSPPSVEITEAAGKGYALIPMGFGEIPEFTDYPFEVLMARPDYAEANRETTSAVSRAISRAGALYHSKPNEFKAALRAHKHSDKSKLEDDVFELAYSMVAPAMPKWGNMTADGWNKVINFAAGAGMLKDRAKIPTATEGLLWTNKFVGKAP; encoded by the coding sequence ATGAATAGAACAATATGCGCGATCGCTATCGCCATCATGGCCAGTGGCGCCGTCATCGGCGGCGCCCAGCAAAAAGAAGAAATCACTATCACAACGGCGGTGTCCAACCTCGCCTTCTCGGCGGTGTGGGTCGCCGAGCAGTTGAAATATTTCGAGCAGGAGGGCGTGCGCGCCAAAGTCATCGTCGCCGGCGGTGGTTCGCAATGCCAGAGCGCCGTGGTCGGCCGCTCGGCGCAGTACTGCGCGTCGTCTTCCGACGGCTTGATCCTCGCCTACGCCGAAGGCGCGCCGCTGATCGCCGTGCAGACGCACAACCGCAACGTCACGCTCACCGTCGGCGTGCGCAAAGCGATCGTCGATAAGTTAAAGCTCACGCGCAAAAGTCCGCTGGCCGACCGCATGGCGGTAGTGAATCACTTGGGCACCATCGGCACCACCGGTCCGGGCGCGGTATCGGAGCAGATTTTTCGTTTCCTCGCCAACAAGGTCAAAGGCGGCGACCCAAGCAAATTGAAGTTCGCCGCCCTGGGCGGCAATGAACTCATACCTGCGCTAATGAACAACGTCATCGACGGCTTCGCCCAATCGCCGCCGTCGGTGGAGATCACCGAGGCCGCCGGCAAAGGCTACGCGTTGATCCCCATGGGCTTTGGCGAGATCCCGGAATTCACCGACTATCCCTTTGAAGTCTTGATGGCGCGGCCCGACTACGCCGAGGCCAACCGCGAGACCACCAGCGCGGTATCCCGCGCGATCTCCCGCGCCGGCGCGCTCTACCACAGCAAGCCGAATGAATTCAAAGCCGCCCTACGCGCTCATAAACATTCCGACAAATCGAAGTTGGAGGACGATGTCTTCGAACTCGCCTACAGCATGGTCGCCCCTGCCATGCCCAAGTGGGGCAACATGACAGCGGATGGCTGGAACAAAGTCATCAACTTCGCCGCCGGTGCCGGTATGCTCAAAGACCGCGCCAAGATTCCGACCGCCACCGAAGGGTTGCTCTGGACCAACAAGTTCGTCGGCAAAGCGCCGTGA
- a CDS encoding acyl-protein synthetase, which yields MSKSLPLEDMTLPEKLAAMELLWEDLVRCPESVESPTWHKEILDERRGRVAEGKAEFTDWKTAKTEIRKKVS from the coding sequence ATGTCGAAAAGCCTACCTTTAGAGGACATGACCCTCCCAGAGAAGCTTGCCGCGATGGAGTTGCTCTGGGAGGACTTAGTACGTTGTCCAGAATCCGTTGAATCCCCTACCTGGCACAAAGAGATCCTCGATGAGCGCCGGGGTCGAGTCGCCGAAGGCAAAGCTGAATTTACCGACTGGAAAACCGCCAAAACCGAGATCCGCAAAAAAGTCTCGTGA
- a CDS encoding type II toxin-antitoxin system RelE/ParE family toxin produces the protein MTIEILDEAQEDLIEGFRFYESIEAGVGAYFLDCLFSDIDSLILFAGIHQIVYGYYRSLSKRFPFAIYYDINSDKIRVHAVLDCRRSPSWIRKRLTGRG, from the coding sequence GTGACCATTGAAATCCTAGATGAGGCCCAAGAGGACCTGATCGAGGGCTTCCGCTTCTACGAAAGCATCGAGGCTGGAGTTGGAGCTTATTTCTTAGACTGCCTATTCTCCGATATCGATTCGCTGATTCTCTTTGCTGGAATTCATCAGATCGTTTACGGCTATTACCGCTCACTATCCAAGCGCTTCCCATTTGCTATCTACTACGACATCAACAGCGATAAGATTCGCGTCCATGCCGTGTTGGATTGTCGTAGAAGCCCTTCGTGGATAAGGAAGCGCTTAACCGGACGCGGCTAG
- a CDS encoding MBL fold metallo-hydrolase → MNPALYFKQLEIGPMQNYVYLIGSTDTRKVAVVDAAWEIDTILKVAAQDDMEVTHAFVTHTHPDHVGGRFGSNEIPGVTELLGRCKAKVVVHKAEADALKGLSPSDIIKADSGDKIDVGGIEIQLVHTPGHTPGSQCFLVDGRVVSGDTMFIDACGRVDFPGGDPEQMYYSLTQKLMALPDDTILFPGHNYAALTHATIGEQKKTNPYLQFGSLKQFLAAMGYR, encoded by the coding sequence ATGAATCCAGCACTTTATTTCAAACAACTCGAAATCGGTCCGATGCAGAATTACGTCTATCTGATCGGTTCCACTGATACCCGCAAGGTTGCGGTGGTCGATGCGGCGTGGGAGATCGACACGATTCTCAAAGTCGCGGCGCAGGACGACATGGAAGTCACCCATGCATTTGTCACGCATACTCACCCGGACCATGTCGGCGGCCGCTTTGGCAGCAACGAGATTCCCGGCGTCACGGAGCTTCTCGGCCGATGCAAAGCCAAAGTCGTCGTGCACAAAGCTGAAGCGGATGCGTTGAAAGGTCTTTCACCGTCCGACATCATCAAAGCTGACAGCGGCGACAAGATCGATGTCGGCGGCATCGAGATTCAGCTCGTGCACACGCCCGGCCACACGCCGGGCTCGCAGTGCTTTCTCGTCGATGGCCGTGTGGTGTCGGGCGACACGATGTTCATCGACGCCTGCGGTCGAGTAGACTTCCCCGGTGGCGATCCGGAGCAGATGTATTACAGCCTGACGCAAAAGTTGATGGCGCTGCCGGACGACACGATACTTTTTCCCGGCCACAACTACGCCGCGCTTACGCACGCGACGATAGGCGAGCAGAAAAAGACCAATCCGTATTTACAGTTCGGATCGCTGAAGCAGTTCCTCGCGGCTATGGGGTATCGCTGA
- a CDS encoding rhodanese-like domain-containing protein — protein MAVKEITPQQAHDTLTADANVVYIDVRSEREFANGHPAGAVNIPVAFPDPARGMMANPDFVKVVEANFPREKKLIVGCQAGPRSTAASRMLDQAGYQDVSNLLGGFGGQRDPIGTVIAPGWAASGLPVSSDNGDGVSYASLAAKVR, from the coding sequence ATGGCAGTTAAAGAAATCACACCGCAACAAGCCCACGATACTTTGACCGCCGACGCCAACGTCGTCTACATCGACGTACGCAGCGAGCGGGAGTTTGCCAACGGTCATCCGGCGGGCGCGGTGAACATTCCCGTGGCGTTTCCCGATCCGGCGCGCGGCATGATGGCGAATCCCGATTTCGTCAAAGTCGTCGAAGCGAATTTTCCCCGCGAGAAAAAACTTATCGTCGGTTGCCAAGCCGGACCGCGCTCCACGGCGGCGTCGCGGATGCTCGACCAAGCGGGCTATCAAGACGTTTCCAACTTGCTCGGCGGCTTCGGCGGCCAGCGCGATCCCATTGGCACGGTGATCGCGCCGGGGTGGGCGGCTTCGGGGTTGCCGGTGAGTAGCGACAATGGCGACGGTGTCAGTTATGCGTCGCTAGCGGCTAAAGTACGGTGA
- a CDS encoding enoyl-ACP reductase produces the protein MNLLAGKKAAIFGVANERSIAWAIAEAFHAEGAELAFTFAGEILEKRVRPLAEGIGAKIILPCDVTKDEEVEKVFATLKQEWGGIDILIHAIAFANKEDLSNPYVQTSRAGFHLAMDVSAYSLVSLTRHAAPLMEGRNGSVLTLTYMGSEKVIPNYNVMGVAKAALEASVRYLAHDLGPKGIRVNAISAGPLRTLAAAGISDFKSMLHHVAERAPLKRNIDAEEVGKTALYLCSDWGSAVTGEVLHVDAGYNIMGM, from the coding sequence ATGAATTTACTGGCGGGGAAAAAGGCGGCGATCTTTGGCGTGGCAAATGAGCGGAGCATCGCTTGGGCGATCGCGGAGGCGTTTCATGCCGAGGGCGCGGAGCTGGCGTTTACTTTCGCAGGGGAGATTTTGGAAAAGCGCGTGCGGCCATTGGCCGAAGGGATCGGCGCGAAGATTATCTTGCCTTGCGATGTGACCAAGGATGAGGAAGTGGAAAAAGTTTTCGCGACGCTCAAGCAAGAATGGGGCGGCATCGATATCTTGATCCACGCCATCGCCTTCGCCAACAAAGAAGACTTGTCCAATCCCTACGTGCAGACCAGCCGCGCGGGATTTCATCTTGCCATGGACGTGAGCGCCTATTCACTAGTCTCGCTGACGCGCCATGCGGCGCCGCTGATGGAAGGGCGCAATGGCTCGGTGCTGACGCTCACCTACATGGGCTCGGAAAAAGTTATTCCTAACTATAACGTCATGGGCGTCGCCAAGGCGGCGCTGGAAGCGAGCGTGCGTTATCTGGCGCATGATCTCGGGCCGAAAGGGATTCGCGTCAACGCAATTTCCGCCGGACCGCTGCGCACGCTGGCGGCCGCGGGAATTTCCGATTTCAAATCCATGCTGCACCACGTCGCCGAGCGCGCGCCGCTGAAACGAAACATCGACGCCGAAGAAGTCGGCAAGACCGCGCTCTATCTGTGCAGCGATTGGGGCAGCGCCGTCACCGGCGAAGTGCTGCATGTGGATGCCGGCTATAATATTATGGGGATGTAG